Proteins encoded together in one Bradyrhizobium sp. PSBB068 window:
- a CDS encoding LysE family translocator: MSNSLLFASVVFAVVMFFTPGPNNIMLLSSGLTYGFRRTVPHIAGITVGFAFMVGAVGVGLGAVFIAYPVLQTILKYGGVAYLVYLAAVIAMDEPPSADKDDGPGRGPMTFWGAAMFQWINAKGWVMVIGTITAYAAIAAFPWNIAIQVGFSLILGTVSCIVWALFGTALRPILTSPRAIRVFNVAMAILLLASLYPVFMDA, encoded by the coding sequence ATGTCGAACTCGCTGCTGTTCGCCTCTGTCGTGTTTGCGGTCGTGATGTTCTTCACCCCGGGGCCCAACAACATCATGCTGCTGTCGTCGGGGCTGACCTACGGCTTCCGCCGCACGGTGCCGCACATCGCCGGCATCACGGTCGGTTTCGCCTTCATGGTCGGCGCGGTCGGCGTCGGGCTCGGCGCCGTGTTCATCGCCTATCCGGTGCTGCAGACCATCCTGAAATATGGCGGTGTCGCCTATCTGGTCTATCTCGCGGCCGTCATCGCCATGGACGAGCCGCCCTCGGCGGACAAGGACGATGGGCCCGGCCGCGGCCCGATGACGTTCTGGGGCGCGGCCATGTTCCAATGGATCAACGCCAAGGGCTGGGTGATGGTGATCGGCACCATCACGGCCTATGCGGCAATTGCCGCCTTCCCCTGGAACATCGCGATCCAGGTCGGCTTCAGCCTGATCCTGGGGACGGTGTCCTGCATCGTCTGGGCGCTGTTCGGCACCGCGCTGCGTCCGATCCTGACCTCGCCGCGGGCGATCCGTGTCTTCAACGTGGCGATGGCCATCCTGCTCTTGGCCTCGCTCTACCCGGTCTTCATGGACGCATGA
- a CDS encoding methyltransferase domain-containing protein: MLARDWYYTQRRQVGLDTAVASIYDVSEDSDVRARQALTRLGVKPGWRIADIGCGNGVLATEAALMGAEVDAIDISPAMIGLAEIYARDRKAKIRTQPAGLLSFAYQPNSYDLIVSEFTLHHLPDFWKAVALSRIFNALKPGANFYLRDMVFVSMPDGVDRDVEGWADFSIKNHDFERESVMTHMRDEYSTFGWVMERMLTETGFTLVAADYHAPLHGTYLLRKPKPDEQI; encoded by the coding sequence ATGTTGGCGCGCGACTGGTACTACACGCAACGGCGGCAGGTCGGTCTCGATACCGCGGTTGCCTCGATCTATGACGTCAGCGAGGACAGCGATGTCCGTGCCCGCCAGGCGCTGACCAGGCTCGGCGTCAAGCCGGGCTGGCGGATCGCCGATATCGGCTGCGGCAACGGCGTGCTCGCGACCGAGGCGGCGCTGATGGGCGCCGAGGTCGACGCCATCGACATCTCGCCGGCGATGATCGGGCTTGCCGAAATCTATGCGCGCGACCGCAAGGCGAAGATCCGGACCCAGCCGGCCGGGCTGTTGTCGTTTGCCTATCAGCCGAATTCATACGATCTCATCGTCAGTGAGTTCACACTGCATCATCTGCCTGACTTCTGGAAGGCGGTGGCGTTGTCGCGGATCTTCAACGCGCTGAAGCCCGGCGCGAATTTCTATCTGCGCGACATGGTGTTCGTCAGCATGCCCGACGGTGTCGATCGCGATGTCGAGGGCTGGGCGGATTTCTCGATCAAGAACCACGATTTCGAGCGCGAAAGCGTGATGACCCATATGCGCGACGAATACTCGACCTTCGGCTGGGTGATGGAGCGCATGCTGACCGAGACCGGTTTCACCCTGGTCGCGGCCGACTATCACGCGCCGCTGCACGGCACCTATCTGCTGCGCAAACCGAAGCCGGACGAACAGATCTAG
- a CDS encoding EamA family transporter, whose product MKPADVGIAVMVAVIWGLAFVASRIALDEFSPELMTTLRFAIAALPCLFLRKPDVPWPLLIAISSTLFLGQFLAQAFAIAHGVPVGLSSVVVQSQALFTIAFAAIAFGEMPTRPQAIGVAIAALGLLMICGTVGYDFSVNAFAILMICPVSFAIGNLLLRQARAAPMFDLFAWLCLCAAVPLAVLTLISNGPQATWQALSHMSLTGFVCVLCLGGISTSIAYWLWGRLLRDHPAAQVVPFALLVPFVGSAASSIVFGERFGPLRLAGMVTVIGGIAVMLLSKRPKALPKVA is encoded by the coding sequence ATGAAGCCGGCTGATGTTGGCATCGCCGTCATGGTCGCGGTGATCTGGGGGCTTGCGTTCGTCGCAAGCCGGATCGCGCTCGATGAGTTCTCGCCGGAACTCATGACGACGCTGCGCTTCGCCATCGCCGCGCTGCCCTGCCTGTTCCTGCGCAAGCCGGATGTACCCTGGCCGCTCTTGATCGCGATCAGCTCCACGCTGTTCCTCGGCCAGTTCCTCGCGCAGGCTTTCGCGATCGCGCATGGCGTCCCGGTCGGCCTTTCCAGCGTGGTGGTGCAGAGCCAGGCGCTGTTCACCATTGCGTTCGCCGCGATCGCCTTCGGCGAGATGCCGACGCGGCCGCAGGCGATCGGCGTCGCGATCGCCGCGCTCGGCCTGCTGATGATCTGCGGCACGGTCGGCTATGATTTCAGCGTCAACGCCTTCGCCATTCTGATGATCTGTCCGGTCAGCTTTGCGATCGGCAATCTGCTGCTGCGGCAGGCGCGCGCCGCGCCGATGTTCGACCTGTTCGCCTGGCTGTGCCTGTGCGCCGCGGTGCCGCTGGCGGTGCTGACCCTGATCAGCAACGGACCGCAGGCGACCTGGCAGGCGCTGAGCCACATGTCGCTGACCGGGTTCGTCTGCGTGCTCTGCCTCGGCGGCATTTCGACCAGCATCGCCTACTGGCTGTGGGGCCGGCTGCTCCGGGATCACCCCGCCGCGCAGGTGGTGCCGTTCGCGTTGCTGGTGCCGTTCGTCGGCTCCGCCGCCTCCAGCATCGTGTTCGGGGAGAGGTTCGGGCCGCTGCGGCTCGCCGGCATGGTCACGGTCATCGGCGGCATTGCCGTGATGCTGCTGTCGAAGCGTCCCAAAGCTCTGCCGAAAGTCGCGTGA
- the ilvN gene encoding acetolactate synthase small subunit has translation MNQPASAYFLEERHDPNETHTLSVIVQNEPGVLARVIGLFSGRGYNIESLTVSETENQKHLSRITIVTTGTPMVIQQIKHQLDRMIPVYRVVDMTLTGSSIERELAMVKVRGGGDHRVEALRLADAFRARVIDATTESFVFEITGNSSKISQFIDLMRPLGLVEVSRTGVAAITRGPEGM, from the coding sequence ATGAACCAGCCCGCATCCGCCTACTTCCTCGAAGAGCGTCACGATCCCAACGAGACCCACACGCTGTCCGTGATCGTGCAGAACGAGCCCGGCGTGCTCGCGCGCGTGATCGGGCTGTTCTCCGGCCGCGGCTACAACATCGAAAGCCTCACCGTCTCGGAGACCGAGAACCAGAAACATCTCTCGCGGATCACGATCGTCACCACGGGCACGCCGATGGTGATCCAGCAGATCAAGCATCAGCTCGACCGCATGATCCCGGTCTACCGCGTCGTCGACATGACGCTGACCGGCAGCTCGATCGAGCGCGAGCTTGCGATGGTCAAGGTGCGGGGCGGCGGCGATCACCGCGTCGAGGCGCTGCGGCTGGCGGATGCGTTCCGCGCCCGGGTGATCGACGCCACGACCGAGAGCTTCGTATTCGAGATCACGGGCAACTCGTCCAAGATCAGTCAGTTCATCGACCTGATGCGCCCGTTGGGCCTGGTCGAGGTGTCACGAACCGGGGTGGCCGCGATCACGCGTGGGCCGGAAGGGATGTGA
- a CDS encoding acetolactate synthase 3 large subunit, whose product MTDKSHDPNQMTGAAMIVRALIDHGVQHVFGYPGGAVLPIYDEIFQQSEVEHILVRHEQGAGHAAEGYARSTGKPGVVLVTSGPGATNMVTPLTDALMDSIPLVCITGQVPTHLIGNDAFQECDTVGITRPATKHNWLVRDVNDLARVLHEAFYVATTGRPGPVVVDVPKDVQFATGTYHPPRKSDVHISYTPRVKGDATQIRKAVAMLANAKRPVIYSGGGVINSGPEASQLLRQLVEATGFPITSTLMGLGAYPASGPNWLGMLGMHGTYEANMTMHDCDVMLCVGARFDDRITGRTDAFSPGSKKIHIDIDPSSINKNIRVDVPIIGDCGNVLGDLLQVFKAEAKKPDIKAWWQQIAQWRARNSLSYRKNNDIILPQYAIQRLFELTRGKDTYITTEVGQHQMWAAQFFGFEEPHRWMTSGGLGTMGYGLPAAVGVQVAHPDSLVIDIAGDASVQMTIQEMSTAVQFELPIKIFILNNQYMGMVRQWQQLLHGNRLSHSYSEALPDFVKLADAYGCVGLQATKPSDLDGAIKEMIAIKRPVLFDCRVAALENCFPMIPSGKAHNEMLLPEEATDEATAKAFSGGKALV is encoded by the coding sequence ATGACCGACAAGAGCCACGATCCCAATCAGATGACCGGCGCCGCGATGATCGTGCGCGCGCTCATCGATCACGGCGTGCAGCATGTCTTCGGCTATCCCGGCGGCGCGGTGCTTCCGATCTATGACGAGATTTTCCAGCAGAGCGAGGTCGAGCACATCCTGGTCCGCCACGAGCAGGGCGCCGGCCATGCCGCGGAAGGCTATGCCCGCTCGACCGGCAAGCCCGGCGTGGTGCTGGTGACTTCGGGTCCGGGGGCCACCAACATGGTGACGCCGCTGACCGACGCGCTGATGGATTCGATCCCGCTGGTCTGCATCACCGGCCAGGTGCCGACCCATCTGATTGGCAACGACGCCTTCCAGGAATGCGACACCGTCGGCATCACGCGGCCCGCCACCAAGCACAACTGGCTGGTGCGCGACGTCAACGACCTCGCCAGGGTGCTGCACGAGGCCTTCTATGTCGCCACCACCGGCCGGCCCGGCCCGGTCGTGGTCGACGTGCCGAAGGACGTGCAATTTGCCACCGGCACCTATCATCCGCCGCGCAAGTCGGACGTGCACATCTCCTATACGCCGCGCGTGAAGGGCGATGCGACCCAGATCCGCAAGGCGGTGGCGATGCTCGCCAATGCCAAGCGTCCCGTGATCTATTCCGGCGGCGGCGTGATCAATTCAGGCCCCGAGGCCTCGCAACTGCTGCGCCAACTGGTGGAGGCGACCGGCTTCCCGATCACCTCGACCCTGATGGGATTGGGCGCCTATCCGGCGTCAGGTCCGAACTGGCTCGGCATGCTGGGCATGCACGGCACCTACGAGGCCAACATGACGATGCATGATTGCGACGTCATGCTGTGCGTCGGCGCGCGCTTCGACGACCGCATCACCGGCCGCACCGACGCGTTCTCGCCGGGCTCGAAGAAGATCCACATCGACATCGACCCGTCCTCGATCAACAAGAACATCCGCGTCGACGTGCCGATCATCGGCGACTGCGGCAACGTGCTCGGCGATCTCCTGCAGGTGTTCAAGGCGGAGGCGAAGAAGCCCGACATCAAGGCGTGGTGGCAGCAGATCGCGCAATGGCGCGCGCGCAACTCGCTGTCCTACCGCAAGAACAACGATATCATCCTGCCGCAATACGCGATCCAGCGCCTGTTCGAACTGACCCGCGGCAAGGACACCTACATCACGACCGAGGTCGGTCAGCACCAGATGTGGGCCGCGCAGTTCTTCGGCTTCGAGGAGCCGCACCGCTGGATGACGTCGGGCGGGCTCGGCACCATGGGCTATGGTCTGCCGGCCGCGGTCGGTGTGCAGGTCGCGCATCCGGACAGCCTGGTGATCGACATCGCCGGCGACGCCTCGGTGCAGATGACGATCCAGGAGATGTCGACGGCGGTTCAGTTCGAGCTGCCGATCAAGATCTTCATCCTGAACAACCAGTACATGGGCATGGTGCGGCAGTGGCAGCAGCTGCTGCACGGCAACCGCCTGTCGCATTCGTACTCGGAAGCGCTGCCGGACTTCGTCAAGCTCGCGGACGCCTATGGCTGCGTCGGCCTGCAGGCGACCAAGCCCTCCGATCTCGACGGCGCGATCAAGGAGATGATCGCGATCAAGCGCCCGGTGCTGTTCGACTGCCGCGTCGCCGCGCTCGAGAACTGCTTCCCGATGATCCCGTCGGGCAAGGCGCATAACGAGATGCTGCTGCCGGAAGAGGCCACCGATGAGGCCACCGCGAAGGCCTTCTCCGGCGGCAAGGCGCTGGTGTGA
- a CDS encoding threonine dehydratase, translating to MFDLNELERAHGIVGTAVPATPAYAWPLLAERLGTEVVVKHENHTPTGAFKVRGGLVYLERLKRERPDVPGIISATRGNHGQSLAFAASRHGVRAVIYVPRGNSVEKNRAMHAFGAELVEHGEDFQAAREEAERRAQFAGLHMVPSFHPDLVLGVATYALEMFRSAPDLDILYVPIGQGSGISGCIMARDLLGLKTEIVGVQSTEAPSYALSFAAGRIVTTATSNTLADGMATRIPDADAFALIRKGASRIVQVTDDEVAQAIRAYWTDTHNLAEGAGAAALAAALQEKSKLAGKRVGLILSGGNIDFDLFRTWIGTDAAPAAQRAVA from the coding sequence ATGTTTGACCTCAACGAGCTCGAGCGTGCGCACGGGATCGTCGGCACCGCGGTGCCGGCGACGCCGGCGTACGCCTGGCCGCTGCTGGCCGAGCGGCTCGGCACCGAGGTCGTGGTCAAGCATGAGAACCACACGCCGACCGGCGCCTTCAAGGTGCGCGGCGGCTTGGTCTATCTCGAGCGGCTGAAGCGCGAGCGGCCGGACGTGCCCGGCATCATCTCGGCGACGCGCGGCAATCACGGCCAGAGCCTGGCCTTTGCCGCGAGCCGCCATGGCGTGCGCGCGGTGATCTATGTGCCGCGCGGCAACTCGGTCGAGAAGAACCGCGCCATGCACGCGTTCGGCGCCGAGCTCGTCGAGCACGGCGAGGACTTCCAGGCCGCGCGGGAAGAGGCCGAGCGCCGCGCCCAGTTCGCAGGCCTGCATATGGTGCCGTCGTTCCATCCGGACCTGGTGCTGGGCGTCGCGACGTACGCGCTCGAAATGTTCCGGTCGGCGCCCGATCTCGACATCCTCTATGTGCCGATCGGGCAGGGCTCCGGCATCTCCGGCTGCATCATGGCGCGCGACCTGCTCGGGCTGAAGACCGAGATCGTGGGCGTGCAGTCGACCGAGGCGCCGTCCTACGCGCTGTCGTTTGCGGCCGGAAGGATCGTGACCACCGCGACCAGCAACACGCTGGCTGACGGCATGGCGACGCGGATTCCGGACGCGGATGCGTTCGCGCTGATCCGGAAGGGCGCATCGCGCATCGTGCAGGTCACCGACGACGAGGTCGCCCAGGCGATCCGCGCCTACTGGACCGATACCCACAATCTTGCCGAGGGCGCAGGCGCCGCGGCGCTCGCAGCCGCGCTGCAGGAGAAGAGCAAGCTCGCCGGCAAGCGGGTCGGCTTGATCCTGAGCGGCGGCAATATCGATTTCGATCTGTTCCGGACCTGGATCGGGACGGATGCTGCGCCGGCCGCCCAGCGGGCGGTGGCGTGA